From the Actinopolymorpha singaporensis genome, the window GACGCCCTCGCCGCGCAAGGCGTCCTTGACGAGGTGGCCGAGCGGGTCGGCGCCCAGCCGGCCGATCCAGGTCGCACTGTGCCCCAGCCGGCTCAGCCCGATGGCGACGTTGGTCTCCGCGCCGCCGAAGGAGATCCGGGCCGGTGCGCCGACCGCGAACGAACCGGTGGTGGTGGCCGCGACCAGGGCCATCGTCTCGCCGAGGGTCACCACGTCGACCCGGCTGCTCGTCATGCGCGACCCGCCGGGCTCGCCTTGCGGGTGCCGCCCACGCCGGCCACCAGCGTGCGGGCCCGCTGAGCCAGGGCATCGAGGTCTCCGCCGGGTTCGCAGGCGTCGGCCACCAGCGGACTGCCCACACCCACCGCGACCGCACCGGCGCGCAGGTAGGCGCCCGCGTTGTCGACGTCCACGCCACCGGTGGGCACCAGCGGGATGTCGGGCAAGGGGCCGCGGATCGCCTTGAGGTAGGCCGGTCCGCCCAGCGCCGACGCCGGGAACACCTTCACCATCGCAGCACCCGCCCGCCACGCGGTGAGGATCTCGGTCGGGGTGGCCGCGCCGGGCAGGACGGGTACGCCGAGGCGGTTTGCCTCCTCGATGACGTCGAGGCAGACCGCCGGCGAGATGAGGTACGTGGCGCCCGCGTCGACCGCCTCGCGGGCCTGCTCCGGGGTGAGGACCGTGCCGGCGCCGAGTGCGACTTCGGTGGGCTTCCGGGCGGCATAGGAGCGGATGGCATCCGCGACGTCAGGTGCGGTGAACGTGAACTCCACCGCCCGGATACCCGCGTCCACCAGGACGTCGGTGACGTCGGTGTAGCGCGCGGCCGACGCCGACCGAAGGATCGCCACCGCCGGGCAGATCTCCATCGCCTGCTGCAAGCTCACGCGGGTGCCTCCTCGTGGGATGGTCGGACGCTCGTCCACGGCCCTCGCAGTTTAGGGCGTGCCCTGAGGGGCGGTCACCGGGCAGTGGGGCGGACGGCCGATCCTGCCCGGGTCCGGCCGCGCTCTCACCGCACCCTTCCCAGCCCACGACGGTCACCCCGGACCAGGCCCTGGGCCGTTGACCGACGCAGACCGTGCACTCGCCCGCAGGCAACCACGCCTTGCTGTCAACGGCGCCTTGACAGCACGGGACGGCGTGCGGAGCCGGGACCGGTCATGTCCCCCGCCGGCGCACCGGCGGCCGAATTCGGCCACCGCCCGGCTCCCGAGAGGCGAAGCACCGTTGGCATCCGACCGGAAGTCACCGAGCCGACCGGCTTGACCACGCGGCGTGCCGGGGGTTCACTGATCCAGCAGCGTTTCGTCCAGATCTCGTACAGATCTCACACATTTGTCGGAAAGGACGGCGCATGACCGTGGAACGTTCGACCGGTGGTGAGCCCGACCCCGCGTCCGCGCTGTCCACCAAGCACCTTCCCGGCGCACAGGTGCGCGACCTCCCCGCACCGCCCACCCAGACCTGGCGCATCATCGGCCCTGGGCTCGTCGGTGCCGGGGTGGGCCTGGCCTCCGGCGAGTTCATCCTGTGGCCCTACATCTCCTCCCAGGTCGGGCTGGTCTTCCTGTGGGGAGCCGTGCTCGGTGTCATCACCCAGTGGTTCCTCAACATGGAGATCGAGCGCTACACCCTGGCCACCGGGGAGACAGCGCTGACCGGCTTCAGCCGGATGTGGAAACACTGGGGCCTGGTCTTCGCGGTGATGACCTACTTCGCCAACCTCTGGCCGGGCTGGGCGACGAGTTCGGCCACCATGGTGACTTACATCGTGGGTGGCAACGTCACCGCGATCGCGATCGGCATCCTGGTCGTGTGCGGCGCCGTGCTCACGCTCGCCCCGGTGGTCTACACCGCGCTCGAACGCGTCATCCTGGTGAAGCTGGCGGCGATCACCGTCCTGATCGTCGGCGCCATCATCTTCGCGTTCACCGCGGACACCTGGCGCGGACTCGGCTCGGCGGTGACCCACCTCGGGCGGTTCCCCGATCTCGACTTCGCGCTGATGCTCGGTGCGATCGCCTACGCCGGCGCCGGCGGCGGCCAGAACCTCTGCCAGAGCAACTGGATCCGGGACAAGCGGTTCGGGATGGGCGCCTACGTTCCCCAGCTGGTGAGTACGGTCACCGGCAAGGACACCGGTGCACCGTCGGCGTTCACGTTCGAGCCGAACGAGTCCAACCTCATCCGCTGGCGGGGATGGTGGCGGTTCGCCAACATCGAGCAGGCGGCGACGTTCGTCCTCATCACCTGCTTCACCATCGGCTTCATGTCGATGCTGGCGTTCTCGACGGTGTTCGGCCGGTCGGGACTCAGCCAGGACATCGGTTTCCTGCAGGTCGAGGGCGCCGCACTGCAGGACCGGATCGGCCCGTGGTTCGGCTACTTCTTCTGGGTCATCGGCGCCTACTCGTTGTTCGCGGCGGCGATGGGCATCATCGACTACACCAGCCGGCTGGCCGCGGACCTGCTGGCGACGGTCTACCTCCGCCGTCGCGGCGTCTCCGAGAGCCGCGTCTACTTCTGGCTGGTGTGGGGGCTGGTCGCGTTCGGCTGCGTGGTTCTGCTGGCGGGCCTGAACCAACCCCTTGTCCTGCTGGTCATCTCCTCCTGTGTGAGCGGGGTGATGATGGCCGTCTACGGCGTGCTGCTCATCGTGATGAACAAAAGATCGCTACCGGTTTCCATCTCGATCCGAAGGTTTCGTACGATC encodes:
- a CDS encoding Nramp family divalent metal transporter — its product is MTVERSTGGEPDPASALSTKHLPGAQVRDLPAPPTQTWRIIGPGLVGAGVGLASGEFILWPYISSQVGLVFLWGAVLGVITQWFLNMEIERYTLATGETALTGFSRMWKHWGLVFAVMTYFANLWPGWATSSATMVTYIVGGNVTAIAIGILVVCGAVLTLAPVVYTALERVILVKLAAITVLIVGAIIFAFTADTWRGLGSAVTHLGRFPDLDFALMLGAIAYAGAGGGQNLCQSNWIRDKRFGMGAYVPQLVSTVTGKDTGAPSAFTFEPNESNLIRWRGWWRFANIEQAATFVLITCFTIGFMSMLAFSTVFGRSGLSQDIGFLQVEGAALQDRIGPWFGYFFWVIGAYSLFAAAMGIIDYTSRLAADLLATVYLRRRGVSESRVYFWLVWGLVAFGCVVLLAGLNQPLVLLVISSCVSGVMMAVYGVLLIVMNKRSLPVSISIRRFRTIIIALAVAFYGTLGLITIVQQAQKLFD
- a CDS encoding bifunctional 4-hydroxy-2-oxoglutarate aldolase/2-dehydro-3-deoxy-phosphogluconate aldolase; protein product: MSLQQAMEICPAVAILRSASAARYTDVTDVLVDAGIRAVEFTFTAPDVADAIRSYAARKPTEVALGAGTVLTPEQAREAVDAGATYLISPAVCLDVIEEANRLGVPVLPGAATPTEILTAWRAGAAMVKVFPASALGGPAYLKAIRGPLPDIPLVPTGGVDVDNAGAYLRAGAVAVGVGSPLVADACEPGGDLDALAQRARTLVAGVGGTRKASPAGRA